The genomic DNA GCGGCGATCTTCTTGAGTTCCGGCTCGAACTTGCGACCGTGGTGGGCGCAGAAGAGCAGTTCTCCGCCGCTCAGCAGGACGACGCGCAGGTATGCCTGGGCGCCGCAGCGGTCGCAGCGATCGGCGGCCGTCAGCGGGCTTGCGGAAGTCAGAACAGTAGTCACGTCGCCTCTTCTCTAGCTCGACGAGCTGTCGTACCAGGGTCAACATCCAACCAGCCCCAAAACGTTCCCGCTCGTGGCTTTTCCTCGAAAAAACTTTCCGAGGGGCCGGCTGTTGCCGATTGGCGGCGAATGTGCCGTATTGCGTGTCTTTGTGTCGTACGGGTTCGCGCAGTCGGTCAGTGTCGGTCCCGCCGGCTGGGTTGCCGGTTTGTTCATGAGGACGTGCCCGGAGCCTAAATGGTTCATGCGTCGAAGGGAACGTGATGTGTACTTCACCCCATCGAGGGATCGAACAGGCATGCGACCCTGGACTAGGGTGAGTGCGTGACGAGGGTGGCGTTACAACGGCTCTACCAGGCCTCGGTACCCTCTGACCGGTGAACCGAGCCGCGCCCTTACCCAGCGGGGCCCCATCTGAAATTCAGCGAGGAGCGAACCGCGTGACCGCCGAGACATCCGTGCCGTCCACTGCGCTGCTGGCAGGAGCAGACCGGGACGGATCCAACTACACCGCGCGGCACCTGCTCGTCCTCGAGGGGCTCGAGGCCGTACGCAAGCGTCCGGGCATGTACATCGGATCGACCGACAGCCGTGGCCTGATGCACTGCCTGTGGGAGATCATCGACAACTCCGTCGACGAGGCCCTGGGTGGTTACTGCGACCACATCGAAGTGATCCTCCACGACGACGCCTCGGTGGAGGTCCGGGACAACGGCCGGGGCATCCCGGTCGACGTCGAGCCCAAGACCGGCCTGTCCGGCGTCGAGGTCGTCATGACCAAGCTGCACGCCGGCGGCAAGTTCGGCGGCGGCGCCTACGCCGCCTCGGGCGGTCTGCACGGTGTCGGCGCCTCCGTGGTGAACGCCCTGTCCGCCCGTCTGGACATCGAGGTCGACCTCGGCGGGCACACCCACGCCATCAGTTTCCGGCGCGGGGTGCCCGGCACGTTCGCGAAGAGCGGACCGGACGCGAACTTCGAGGCCGGCAGCGGGCTGCGCAAGGTCAAGAAGGTCCCCAAGAGCCGCAGGGGCACGCGCGTGCGGTACTGGGCGGACCGCCAGATCTTCCTCAAGGACGCGAAGCTCTCCCTGGACACCCTGCACCAGCGGGCCCGCCAGACCGCGTTCCTCGTGCCCGGACTCACCATCGTCGTCCGCGACGAGTTCGGTCTCGGTGACGGCGGCAGCAAGGGCGAGGAGTCGTTCCGCTTCGACGGGGGCATCAGCGAGTTCTGCGAGTTCCTGGCCGCCGACCGGCCTGTCTGCGACGTCCTCCGCTTCAGCGGGCAGGGCAGCTTCAAGGAGACGGTCCCGGTCCTGGACGAGGACGGCCAGATGACGCCCAGCGAGGTCACCCGCGACCTCGCCGTCGACGTCGCGCTGCGCTGGGGCACCGGTTACGACACCACGGTCAGGTCGTTCGTCAACATCATCGCCACGCCCAAGGGCGGCACCCACGTCGCCGGCTTCGAGCAGGCGGTGGCCAAGACGATGAACGAGGTGCTGCGCACCAAGAAGATGCTGCGCGTCGCCGAGGACGACATCGTCAAGGACGACGCCCTGGAAGGGCTGACGGCGGTCGTCACCGTCCGCCTCGCCGAGCCGCAGTTCGAGGGCCAGACCAAGGAGGTCCTCGGCACCTCGGCCGCCCGCCGGATCGTGAACAGCGTGATCAGCAGGGAACTGAAGGCGTTCCTCACCTCGACCAAGCGGGACGCGGCCCAGCAGGCCCGCGTGGTCATGGAGAAGGCCGTCGCCGCGGCCCGCACCCGTATCGCGGCCCGCCAGCACAAGGACGCCCAGCGTCGCAAGACGGCCCTGGAGTCGTCGTCGCTGCCCGCGAAGCTCGCCGACTGCCGCAGCGACGACGTCGACCGCAGCGAGCTGTTCATCGTCGAGGGCGACTCCGCGCTGGGCACGGCCAAGCTGGCCCGGAACTCCGAGTTCCAGGCGCTGCTGCCGATCCGGGGCAAGATCCTCAACGTCCAGAAGTCGTCCGTGACGGACATGCTGAAGAACGCCGAGTGCGGGGCGATCATCCAGGTCATAGGAGCCGGGTCGGGCCGTACCTTCGACATCGACGCGGCCCGCTACGGCAAGATCATCATGATGACCGACGCCGATGTGGACGGCTCCCACATCCGCACCCTGCTGCTGACCCTCTTCCACCGCTACATGCGGCCCATGGTCGAGGCCGGCCGGGTGTTCGCCGCGGTGCCGCCGCTGCACCGCATCGAGCTGGTCCAGCCGAAGAAGGGCCAGGACAAGTACGTCTACACGTACTCGGACCGCGAGCTGCGCGACAAGCTCATGGAGCTCCAGAGCAAGAACATCCGGTACAAGGACTCCATCCAGCGCTACAAGGGCCTCGGCGAGATGGACGCCGACCAGCTGGCGGAGACCACCATGGATCCGCGCCACCGGACCCTGCGCCGGATCAACCTGACCGACCTGGACTCCGCCGAGGGGGTTTTCGACCTGCTGATGGGCAACGACGTCGCACCCCGCAAGGAGTTCATCTCCAGCTCGGCGGCGACGCTGGACCGGTCACGCATCGACGCGTGACGCAGCTCATCCGTCGGACCGGGCCCGGGAACGAGACCGGGCCCGGTCCGACGTGTGCGGTGGGTCGTAAGTGGTCTGCCGTAAGGCCCGAGTGGCGCGCCGCCGTGTCCCGGGCCGTCGCCCTCTCCACCTCTGGGTGGAGTGCCGCGCCAGGCAGAACTCCACCCATGATCCACCCGGACTCCGATTCCGTGACCTCGCCGTTTCCGTAACGTCGAAGGCGTCGGCGGGACCGCCGCCGGCATCACCCTTCTTCCGCTCACGGAGGCACGATGTCCGGGCTCGTCGACGCGTTGGTCATCACGGCGGTGGCGGGCCTGGTGATCGCCCGGCAGTTCCGCGCAAGCCGGATCGACACCGGCCGACGCTGGTGGGTGCTGCCCGTCGTGCTGGGCATCGTCGCACTGCGCGAACCGGGCCTGATCGACGCCCACCACCAGACGGCGGCCGTGCTGCTGTTCGCCGCCGAGGTGCTCGTCGGCCTGCTCACCGGGGTCGGATGGGCCTGGACCACCCGCATATGGGTTGAGGCCGACGGTGCAGTGTGGAGCAGGGGCACCAGGGCGAGCGTCGCCGTGTGGGCCGTCGGAATCGCGCTCCGCGCCGGCCTCTACGGGATCGGTGCTGTCCTGGGGGTGCGGCAGGACGGCTCCGCCCTCCTGCTGGCCCTGGCGGTGACCCTTCTGGTCCGGTCCGGAGTCCTGGCCTGGCGCGTTCAGGGCCCAGGCCCGGCCGGAGCCACCGGTCCCGCGTACCGTGCCGCCGTGCCCCGGCCCACCTGGAAGGAGCCCGCGTGATGGAGAACATCTGGACGAGGTGGCCTTCCAGGGAGGCACTCCTGCCCGAGAGCGTCTCCCGGCCCCGCCGCCTGCTCACCGGGGCGGTGCGCCTGGTGGTGTTCGGGATGCTGTTGTGGGGTGCGTTCACCAGCAGCCGTCTGCACGGGTGGGGATCGGTCGCGGCGGCCGTCGGCCTCGTGGCCGCCGTGTGCGTGGCCTGGGCCTTCTTCCGGACCACACTCGCGCACCAGTTGTGGCCGTCCCTGACACTCGTCGTCCTCCTGCTCGCGATCGCGACGGCCGCCCAGTCCGTCGGCTTCGGTGTCCCCGCACTGGTCATCTGGTGCGGCTGCGCCGTCGTGGCGGTGGAACGGTTGCCCATCGCCGCCGCGCTGCCCGTGGCCTCGGGCGCGCTCACCTCCTATGCCGTGGTCAGCGACGACCCATGGCTCACCACGGTGGCGACGGCGGGCGGACTGGCGCTCGGCGGATACGTTCTGCGGCTCGACGCCGAGGCACGGGGGAGCGCGCAGCGGCTGCTGGCCCAGGAGCGGGCCGCCCGGGCGGCCGAGGCGGAGACCGCGGCACTCGCGGAGCGGGCCCGCATCGCCCGGGAGATCCACGACGTGCTGGCGCACAGCCTCTCGGCGCAGATGGTGCACCTGGAGGCGGCCCGATTGCTCATCGAGCGGGACGCGGACCGGCAGCAGATCCTGGACCGGGTGGTGGCGGCGCGGGGAATGGCCCGCGACGGACTCGCCGAGACCCGGCAGGCGTTGTCCGCGCTGCGCGGCGATCTGACGCCGTTGGAGGACTTCCTGGCCCAGCTCGCCGAGACGGCAGGGGGCACGGCAGAGGTCACCATTACGGGCGAACGCAGACCGCTGCCCGCCGAGGCGTCACAGGCCGTGCGCCGGGTGGCCCAGGAGGCACTGACGAACGCCCGCAGGCACGCCCCCGGCGCCGGCGTGCGGGTGCGGCTGGACTACAGCGCCCGCGAAGTGGTGCTGGACGTGCGGGATTCGGGAGGTCCGCCCGGCGAAGACACCGGCACCGGAGGTGGGTACGGTCTGCTGGGCATGCGGGAGCGTGCCGAGCTGCTGGGCGGCTCGCTGCGGGCAGGGCCGGGCGAGGAGGGGTTCGTGGTGACGTTGAAGGTGCCCGTATGAGTGAGGTGCCCGGGGAGAGGCCCGCGCGGGTGGTGGTCGCGGACGACCAGACCGTGGTGCGCGAGGGGATCGTGATGCTGCTCGGACTCCTGCCCGGGATCGATGTGGTGGGCGCCGCCGGGGACGGCGAGGAGGCGGTCCGGCTCGTCGCCGAACTCGCTCCGGACGTGGTGCTCATGGATCTGCGCATGCCCAGATGCGACGGGGTGGAGGCTACCCGCCGGATCCGTTCCCGACACCCAGGGACGCAGGTCGTCGTGCTCACGACCTACGCCGACGACGCGTCACTGTTTCCGGCGTTGCACGCGGGGGCGCGTGGATATCTCACCAAGGACGCGGGCGGGGACGAGATCGTCCGGGCGGTGCACAGCGTCCTGTCCGGAGACGCGGGACTGGCGCCGAGCATCCAACGACGGCTGCTGGAGCGCCTGTCCCAGTCAGGGTCGGGGTTCGGGTCCGAGTCCGAGTCCGAGCCGCGGCCGACCGGACCGCCCGAGCCCCCGGACGGGCTCACCACCCGGGAGACCGAGGTGCTGGTTCTCATCGCCGAAGGACTCAGCAACCACCAGATCGCGAACAGACTGCAGGTCTCCACGGCCACGGTGAAGACCCACATCAACAACCTGTTCGCCAAGACGGGTCTCAAGGACCGTGCGCAGGCGGTGCGTTACGCCTATGGGAAGGGGCTGGTGCGGCCACCAGGGGAATGAATCACCTGATGGGGTGAAGCACGTGGGGAAGAAGAGTCAGGGATCTTCCCGTTCTGTCCATCCTTGGGCATGCAGTCAAGCAACGATCCGCCCCGCGGCCCCGGGGGCGGTCCGGAAAGCGCGGCCGACCACCGCGCCGCGCCGGGCAGGGCCTACGTCGAGACGGCCCAGGGGGCGCGGTACGACGGCCCGCGGTACGACGACCCGTGGTACGACGCCCTCGCCTCCGGTTGGGGCGAATCGGCCGGTCCCGCAGCCGCCGAGCCGGCGGTGCCACCGATGCGTCGGAACGCTCCGGCCGAGCTGCCCCCGGCCGCGGGCGACGTGTACCTGGCGGTCCAGCGCAGCGCGGCCTTCCAGGAGGTCCGCAGCCGGTACCGGAGGTTCGTGGTGCCGACGGTCGCCGGCTTCTTCCTCTGGTACGTCGCCTACGTGGTTGCCGCCACGTCGGCGCCCACCCTGATGGCCCGGCCGGTGGCCGGCGCGGTGAACGTGGCGATGGTCGCGGGACTCGGGCAGTTCCTCACCACGTTCCTGCTCACCTGGGCCTACACCCGCCACGCCCGGCTGCGCAGGGACCGGGCCGCGCTCGAACTGCGCTGGGACACCCAGGAGCTGACGCGCGGAGTGCGAGGCGAAGCGTCGTGACGGGCGATCACCAGACCCTGGCCCTGCTGCTGTTCAGCACGTTCGTCGCCGTCACGCTCGGGATCACCACGTGGGTGGGCCGCCACCGGCAGGGATCCGCCGAGGAGTTCTACGCCGGCGGGCGCCTCTTCTCCCCGATGGAGAATGGTTTTGCCATCTCCGGCGACTACATGTCGGCCGCATCCTTCCTCGGCATCTCGGGGCTCATCGCGCTCTACGGCTACGACGGCATGCTCTACTCGGTGGGGTTCCTGGTGGCCTGGCTCGTGGTCCTGTTCCTCGTCGCCGAACTGGTCCGCAACTGCGGACGGTTCACCCTCGCCGACGTCGTGGCCGCCCGGATGAGGGAGCGGCCGGTGCGTATCGCGGCGGGGACCTCCTCGGTCACCGTCTCCGTCCTGTACCTGGTGGCACAGATGGTGGGCGCGGGCAGCCTGGTCGCGCTGCTGCTGGGCGGGACGAGCGAGGCGGCGCGGACGTGGACCGTCATCGGCGTCGGTGCCCTCATGGTGATCTACGTGTCGCTGGGCGGGATGCGCGCCACCACCTGGATCCAGATCGTGAAGGCGGTCCTGCTGCTCGGCGGCACCGTGGCGCTGACCACGCTCGTCCTGGTGCGCTTCCACGGCGACGTGGACCGGCTGCTGCGCACGGCGGCCGAACGCAGTGGCCACGGTGAGGCGTTCCTCGCGCCCGGCCTCGCCTACGGCGGGGACTGGGTCTCCCGCTTCGACTTCATCAGCCTGGGACTCGCCCTGGTCCTGGGTACGGCCGGGCTGCCGCACATCCTGTCCCGCTTCTACACCGTGCCCACCGCACGTGCGGCGAGACGGTCCGTGGTCTGGTCGATCGGTCTCATCGGCGGCTTCTACCTGATGACCATCGTGCTGGGATTCGGTGCCGCCGCCCTGGTCGGGCCGGACGCCGTGCGCGCGTCCAACGCCGCCGGGAACACAGCGGTGCCGCTGCTCGCCCTCGACCTGGGAGGCGGCGCGCAGTCCACCGGCGGGACGGTCCTGTTCGCCGTCGTCGCCGCCGTCGCCTTCGCCACCATCCTCGCGGTGGTCGCCGGCATCACCCTGGCGTCCTCGGCGTCGGTGGCCCACGACCTGTACGCGTCCTTGCGGCGTCGCCACGCCAAGCCGCGCAGCGAGGTCGCCGTGGCGCGGGTCGCCGCCGTCGGCGTCGGCGCCGTCGCGATCGGGCTCGGTCTGCTCGCCCGCGATCTCAACGTCGCGTTCCTGGTCGGCCTCGCCTTCGCCGTGGCCGCCTCCGCCAACCTGCCGGTACTGCTCTACTCGCTGTTCTGGCGCGGCTTCACCACGCGCGGCGCGGTCTGGGCGGTCTACGGCGGTCTGGTGCCCTCCGTCGTGCTCGTGCTGCTGTCCCCGGTGGTCTCCGGCAGCCCGCAGTCGCTCTTCCCCGACCTCGACTTCCAGTACTTCCCGTTGCAGAACCCGGGGCTCGTCTCGATCCCGCTCGGCTTCCTCGCCGGCTGGCTGGGCACGGTCACCTCCCCCGAGGTCCCGGACGAGGCCAGGCACGCCGAGACCGAGGTGCGGTCGCTGACCGGGGCGGGGGCCGTGTAGGGACGGCGCGGGCGGCTCCCGGTGTCCAGCGGTCGTCTCAGGCCCGGGTCGCCCACGCGTAACGGTGCTCGGGGCGGCCCGCCTCGCCGTACTTGAGCGTCAGTACGGCCCGTCCGGTGCGCTCCAGGAGCTTCAGATAGCGCTGCGCGGTCTGGCGGCTCACACCGGTCCGTTCGGCGATCTCCTGGGCGGAGAGCGGCCCCTCGGCCTTCAGCAGGCACTGGCGTACCAGCTCGACGGTAGTGGGGGAGTGGCCCTTGGGCAGTCCCGGCTCGGACGGAGCCGAAAGGGCGCCGAAGATCCGGTCGACCTCGGCCTGCTCCGCCTCGCCGCCACCGTCGAGGGTGCGGCGCAGTTCGGCGTACGCCTCCAGCTTGCCGCGCAGACCGGCGAAGGCGAACGGTTTCACCAGATACTGGAGCGCCCCCTGACGCATCGCCGCCTGCACGGTCGACACGTCCCGGGCCGCCGTCACCATGATCACGTCGGTCTGGCGTCCCCGTCGCCGCATCTCCTGGACGACCTCCAGACCGGTCCGGTCGGGCAGGTAGTGGTCCAGCAGGATCAGGTCCAGGCGGGGCAGCCGCTCCACCGCGCCCAGCGCCTCCAGCGCACTGTGCGCCTCACCGGCGACATGGAAGCCCGGCACCTTCTCGACGTACGCGGCGTTGACACGCGCGACCCGCGTGTCGTCGTCCACGACCAGAACCTCGATCATCGGGACTCCTCCTCGGCAGCGGTGGTCACAGGGGCGGTGAGGGCGGGTTCCGGGGCCGTCTCGGTCAGCGCCTCCGGAAGGACGACGACGAACTCCGCGCCCCCGCCGTACGCCTCCCCGACCGTCGCGCTGCCGCCCTGCCGCTCGGCCAGGCGGCGCACCAGCGGAAGTCCGATGCCACGCTCGCGGTGGGCCGGCGGCTCCTTGGTCGACCAGCCCGCGGTGAACACCAGCTCACGGTGGTCCGCCGCGATCCCGGGCCCGGTGTCGCGCACCGTGAGCGTGGCGGCGCGCCCCTCTGAGCGCAGTTCGACCTCCACGCGCGCGTGCGGTGACCCCGCGGCGGCGTCGAGGGCGTTGTCGACCAGGTTGCCGACGATCGTGACGAGCCCCCGGGGATCGACCAGACGGTCGGGCAACCGCGTCCCGTCCGAGACCCCCAGGGCGACTCCGCGTTCGGCCGCGACGGTGGCCTTGCCGACCAGCAGGGCTGCGAGCAGGGGGTCCTGGATCCGCTCGGTGATCTGTTCCGCGGTGACCCGGTGGTCGCCGACCACCTCGCCGACGAACTCCACGGCGTCGTCGTACATCTCCAGTTCGAGCAGGCCCAGCAGGGTGTGCATGCGATTGGCGTGCTCGTGGTCCTGCGCGCGCAGCGCGTCGATGAGGCCGCGCGTGGAGTCCAGCTCCCGGCCGAGCTGTTCCAGCTCGGTGCGGTCGCGCAGCGTGGCGACGGCGCCGCCGTCGTCGGTGGGCATCCGGTTGGCGACCAGGACCCGCTGGCCGCGTACGGTCAGCAGGTCGGTGCCGGTCACCCGGCCGGCCAGCACGTCGGCCGTGCGTCCCGCACCGAGCGCCTCGTCGGGGGAGCGGCCGACGGCCTCGCCACCGATGTCCAGCAGGCGCTGCGCCTCGTCGTTGAGCAGGCGCACCCGGCCGCCGCGGTCCAGGGCGACGACCCCCTCCCGGATGCCGTGCAGCATGGCCTCCCGTTCCGCCAGCAGCCCCGCGATGTCCGAGAAGGCCAGGTCCCGCGTCTGCCGCTGCACCCGGCGCGAGATGATCCAGGAGGCCAGGGCGCCGACGGCCAGCGCGCCGCCGGCGTACGCGAACAGGCCGGGAATGGCGTGGATCAGCCGCGCCCGGACGCTGTCGTAGGCGATACCCACCGAGACCGCCCCGACGATCTCGCCGTCGCCGTCGCGCAGAGGCACCTTCCCGCGGGCGGAGCGGCCCAGGGTGCCGTCGTCGATCTCCATCACCTCGCGCCCGGCCAGGGCCTGCCCGGGGTCCGTCGAGACGACCTCGCCGATGCGCTCCGGGTCCGTGTGCGACCAGCGCACGCCCTGCCGGTCCATCACGACCACGTACTCCGCCTTGGTGGCCTCCCGGACCCGCTCCGCCTCCCGCTGCACCGGACCGTTCGCCGTCGGCCGGGTGGTCCGCAGGTCCCGCACGACCTGCGGCTGCTGCGCGGTGGTCTGCGCGATCGCCAGCGCCCGGCGCATCGCCTGGTCGTCCAGCTGGTCGCCGAGCGGCGCCAGGAACAGACCGGTCGCGAGTACCGCGACGCCCGCGGCGATCGCCAGCTGCATCAGCAGCACCTGTGAGAACACCCGCCGCGGCAGGCCCAGGCGCAGTCGGCGTACGGGGGGAGTGGAGCTCATGGCCATGACGGTACGTGGGGGTGGTGGCCTGCCGTAGCGGGGTGTGGCACGTATCTCCCGTGAGGGGCGTGCGTCTCCCGTGGGGTCAGCTCGCCAGTGCCGCCGTCACCGGCAGTGCGCGCACCGCCGTGACCTCCATCCGCGCCGGTGAGCCCAGCACCGACGCCGCGCAGCTCTCCGGCCGCGGCGGCACGGACGCCCCTTGTACGACGGTGACCCGCCAGTGCCGGCCGTCGCGGTGGGCCAGGGTCACCTCCCAGCGCGGTGCGGCGCCGTCCGTCCGTACGACGGTCAGGGCCTGGGCCGTGTCCTCGCCGACGGCCGACCGCAGGGCCAGTTCGGCCGCCTGGCCGGGGCGCTCCCACGCGGAGTTCCCGCGGCAGCCCTCGATGACGATCCGGTCCTCCCGCGCGCCGTGCAGGATCTCCTTGACGGTGTGGGCCTGGACCCGGCCGTAGACGTATCCGTGGGGCAGCACGAGCACGGTCGGCGAGAAGCGGTGCCCGCCCAGGTGGGTGACCTCCCAGACGCCGTCGGCTCCGGAGGCGGCGAGTTCGGCCGCCAAGGGCCTGCCGAGGAGAGCGCAGCACCTGTCGCGCCTGCCGTTGGTGCAGACGAGGGCGAGCGGATCGCCCTCGTGGGGGCGGCCGTCCAGCACCGAGTCGAAGGCGCGGTGGTCGCCCCGGCCGAGTGCCGCGAAATCGAGGCCGAGCAGCCGACGGGGGTCCTTGATCGTGGTGCCGTGCAGCCACACGTTTCCCGGCACGGTGTGGGCCGCGTACACCCTGCGTGCGGTGGCCGTGCCCCGGTCCGCGTGGCGCCCGGGACGCCGCACGAGCGCGATGCGTACGCCCGTCCCCTTGGCCGCCGCCTCGAGGGCGCGCCCCAGCGCCGGGTCGAGGTGGCTCGAGGTGAGCGCCTTGGCGCCCCACGGGCCGGGCTGTTCGAGCAGCAGCCAGGTCCTCGCGACGGGTGCGGTGCCCGAAACGGGCTCGTCGAGGTCCCGGGAGACGGTTGAGCACGTACTCACAGAGGTGAGCCTAACCTGACTTGGCCCGCGGTGACTTCCAGCCGCGCCTGAGCACTACTCCGGCAGTGGCCGCGGCGGCCTCGGACCCGCGTACAGCCCACTCGGCCGCATCCGCAGCGGGCGCTCCCCGTACTCCTCCAGGGCATGCGCGATCCAGCCCGCCGTACGGGCCACGGCGAAGATCGTCTCGGCCGCGGTGGAGGCCATGCCGGAGGACACGGTGAGCACGGCGAGCGCCAGGTCGACATTGGCGTGCAGCGGGGTGTGGCGGGCGGCGGTGACCTGGACGTCCCGGGCCGCCGCGAGCGCGGGCGCCGCCCGGGGGACCTCCTCCAGGAGCGCGAACAGGGCACGCGCGCGTGGGTCCTCACCGGGGTAGAGCCGGTGGCCGAGCCCCGGGATGCGTCGGCCGGCCCGCAGCTCCTCCGCGACCACCGGCCCCGCGCTGCCCAGGTCGAGAACCTCCAGCAGCATCCGGTGCGCCAGCCCTCCGGCGGCGCCGTGCAGCGGACCCTCGATCACGCCGAGCCCGGCGGACACGGCGGCGTAGGCGTGCGCCCGCGCCGACGCGGCGACGCGCACGGCGAGCGTCGAGGCCGCCAGGTCGTGGTCGACGAGGAGGCCGAGCGCCGTGTCCAGCGCCTCCAGTGTCGGCTCGTCGGGCTCCTGCCCGCTGAGCCGGGTCCACAGTCGGTGGGCGATCGGGTCCTGGTCGTGTCCGTCGCGCAGTACGGGGGGAAGCGCGGCGACGAGGGTGGGGATGAGGATGCGCGCCGTGCCCAGCACCGCGTCCTCGGACAGGTCGAAGCGGAGCGGGTCCGTGACCGCCGCGGCGATCGCCGCGACGCGGAGCCGGTCCGCGGGCCCGGCGTGTTCGGGCAGGGCGTCGACGGCCCGGCGGGCGGCGGCCACGGAGGACTCGGGGGCCGAGAAAGCGGCGTCGGGGCGCAGCTCCCCGGTCCAGAGCCACTCGGCCACCTCCTCGTAGGTGTGGCGCGCGGCGAGTTCGACCGCGTCGACGCCCCGGTAGGAGAACCGGTCGTTCTCGATGAGTGTGAGGCGGGTGCGCACGGTCAGCTCCTGACCGGCGGCCGAGGCCGGGTTGGTGCCGCCGTCGCGCCGGTTGCGCCGGGCGAGGGCCCGCACCTCGTCGGCGTCGAAGGTGCTGCCCCGGGAGCCGGGCGCGCGTCGGCTGCCGAGCTGGCCGCGGCTGACGTACGCATACACGGTCTCGGGCTTCACCCCGAGCAGTTCGGCCG from Streptomyces sp. CB09001 includes the following:
- a CDS encoding DUF485 domain-containing protein is translated as MQSSNDPPRGPGGGPESAADHRAAPGRAYVETAQGARYDGPRYDDPWYDALASGWGESAGPAAAEPAVPPMRRNAPAELPPAAGDVYLAVQRSAAFQEVRSRYRRFVVPTVAGFFLWYVAYVVAATSAPTLMARPVAGAVNVAMVAGLGQFLTTFLLTWAYTRHARLRRDRAALELRWDTQELTRGVRGEAS
- a CDS encoding cation acetate symporter gives rise to the protein MTGDHQTLALLLFSTFVAVTLGITTWVGRHRQGSAEEFYAGGRLFSPMENGFAISGDYMSAASFLGISGLIALYGYDGMLYSVGFLVAWLVVLFLVAELVRNCGRFTLADVVAARMRERPVRIAAGTSSVTVSVLYLVAQMVGAGSLVALLLGGTSEAARTWTVIGVGALMVIYVSLGGMRATTWIQIVKAVLLLGGTVALTTLVLVRFHGDVDRLLRTAAERSGHGEAFLAPGLAYGGDWVSRFDFISLGLALVLGTAGLPHILSRFYTVPTARAARRSVVWSIGLIGGFYLMTIVLGFGAAALVGPDAVRASNAAGNTAVPLLALDLGGGAQSTGGTVLFAVVAAVAFATILAVVAGITLASSASVAHDLYASLRRRHAKPRSEVAVARVAAVGVGAVAIGLGLLARDLNVAFLVGLAFAVAASANLPVLLYSLFWRGFTTRGAVWAVYGGLVPSVVLVLLSPVVSGSPQSLFPDLDFQYFPLQNPGLVSIPLGFLAGWLGTVTSPEVPDEARHAETEVRSLTGAGAV
- a CDS encoding DNA topoisomerase IV subunit B; translation: MTAETSVPSTALLAGADRDGSNYTARHLLVLEGLEAVRKRPGMYIGSTDSRGLMHCLWEIIDNSVDEALGGYCDHIEVILHDDASVEVRDNGRGIPVDVEPKTGLSGVEVVMTKLHAGGKFGGGAYAASGGLHGVGASVVNALSARLDIEVDLGGHTHAISFRRGVPGTFAKSGPDANFEAGSGLRKVKKVPKSRRGTRVRYWADRQIFLKDAKLSLDTLHQRARQTAFLVPGLTIVVRDEFGLGDGGSKGEESFRFDGGISEFCEFLAADRPVCDVLRFSGQGSFKETVPVLDEDGQMTPSEVTRDLAVDVALRWGTGYDTTVRSFVNIIATPKGGTHVAGFEQAVAKTMNEVLRTKKMLRVAEDDIVKDDALEGLTAVVTVRLAEPQFEGQTKEVLGTSAARRIVNSVISRELKAFLTSTKRDAAQQARVVMEKAVAAARTRIAARQHKDAQRRKTALESSSLPAKLADCRSDDVDRSELFIVEGDSALGTAKLARNSEFQALLPIRGKILNVQKSSVTDMLKNAECGAIIQVIGAGSGRTFDIDAARYGKIIMMTDADVDGSHIRTLLLTLFHRYMRPMVEAGRVFAAVPPLHRIELVQPKKGQDKYVYTYSDRELRDKLMELQSKNIRYKDSIQRYKGLGEMDADQLAETTMDPRHRTLRRINLTDLDSAEGVFDLLMGNDVAPRKEFISSSAATLDRSRIDA
- a CDS encoding response regulator → MIEVLVVDDDTRVARVNAAYVEKVPGFHVAGEAHSALEALGAVERLPRLDLILLDHYLPDRTGLEVVQEMRRRGRQTDVIMVTAARDVSTVQAAMRQGALQYLVKPFAFAGLRGKLEAYAELRRTLDGGGEAEQAEVDRIFGALSAPSEPGLPKGHSPTTVELVRQCLLKAEGPLSAQEIAERTGVSRQTAQRYLKLLERTGRAVLTLKYGEAGRPEHRYAWATRA
- a CDS encoding response regulator transcription factor → MSEVPGERPARVVVADDQTVVREGIVMLLGLLPGIDVVGAAGDGEEAVRLVAELAPDVVLMDLRMPRCDGVEATRRIRSRHPGTQVVVLTTYADDASLFPALHAGARGYLTKDAGGDEIVRAVHSVLSGDAGLAPSIQRRLLERLSQSGSGFGSESESEPRPTGPPEPPDGLTTRETEVLVLIAEGLSNHQIANRLQVSTATVKTHINNLFAKTGLKDRAQAVRYAYGKGLVRPPGE
- a CDS encoding DUF1453 family protein — encoded protein: MSGLVDALVITAVAGLVIARQFRASRIDTGRRWWVLPVVLGIVALREPGLIDAHHQTAAVLLFAAEVLVGLLTGVGWAWTTRIWVEADGAVWSRGTRASVAVWAVGIALRAGLYGIGAVLGVRQDGSALLLALAVTLLVRSGVLAWRVQGPGPAGATGPAYRAAVPRPTWKEPA
- a CDS encoding sensor histidine kinase, with the protein product MSSTPPVRRLRLGLPRRVFSQVLLMQLAIAAGVAVLATGLFLAPLGDQLDDQAMRRALAIAQTTAQQPQVVRDLRTTRPTANGPVQREAERVREATKAEYVVVMDRQGVRWSHTDPERIGEVVSTDPGQALAGREVMEIDDGTLGRSARGKVPLRDGDGEIVGAVSVGIAYDSVRARLIHAIPGLFAYAGGALAVGALASWIISRRVQRQTRDLAFSDIAGLLAEREAMLHGIREGVVALDRGGRVRLLNDEAQRLLDIGGEAVGRSPDEALGAGRTADVLAGRVTGTDLLTVRGQRVLVANRMPTDDGGAVATLRDRTELEQLGRELDSTRGLIDALRAQDHEHANRMHTLLGLLELEMYDDAVEFVGEVVGDHRVTAEQITERIQDPLLAALLVGKATVAAERGVALGVSDGTRLPDRLVDPRGLVTIVGNLVDNALDAAAGSPHARVEVELRSEGRAATLTVRDTGPGIAADHRELVFTAGWSTKEPPAHRERGIGLPLVRRLAERQGGSATVGEAYGGGAEFVVVLPEALTETAPEPALTAPVTTAAEEESR
- a CDS encoding sucrase ferredoxin, with protein sequence MSTCSTVSRDLDEPVSGTAPVARTWLLLEQPGPWGAKALTSSHLDPALGRALEAAAKGTGVRIALVRRPGRHADRGTATARRVYAAHTVPGNVWLHGTTIKDPRRLLGLDFAALGRGDHRAFDSVLDGRPHEGDPLALVCTNGRRDRCCALLGRPLAAELAASGADGVWEVTHLGGHRFSPTVLVLPHGYVYGRVQAHTVKEILHGAREDRIVIEGCRGNSAWERPGQAAELALRSAVGEDTAQALTVVRTDGAAPRWEVTLAHRDGRHWRVTVVQGASVPPRPESCAASVLGSPARMEVTAVRALPVTAALAS
- a CDS encoding histidine kinase, which gives rise to MMENIWTRWPSREALLPESVSRPRRLLTGAVRLVVFGMLLWGAFTSSRLHGWGSVAAAVGLVAAVCVAWAFFRTTLAHQLWPSLTLVVLLLAIATAAQSVGFGVPALVIWCGCAVVAVERLPIAAALPVASGALTSYAVVSDDPWLTTVATAGGLALGGYVLRLDAEARGSAQRLLAQERAARAAEAETAALAERARIAREIHDVLAHSLSAQMVHLEAARLLIERDADRQQILDRVVAARGMARDGLAETRQALSALRGDLTPLEDFLAQLAETAGGTAEVTITGERRPLPAEASQAVRRVAQEALTNARRHAPGAGVRVRLDYSAREVVLDVRDSGGPPGEDTGTGGGYGLLGMRERAELLGGSLRAGPGEEGFVVTLKVPV